From Ananas comosus cultivar F153 linkage group 8, ASM154086v1, whole genome shotgun sequence, one genomic window encodes:
- the LOC109713809 gene encoding glycine-rich cell wall structural protein 2-like isoform X1 encodes MASSRVVVVVAALILVLLFGELAAAGRVLLQGYGAGGGGGSGGGSGSGLGAGYGYGEGSGYGEGEGIGGGGYGRGGGGGGGGGSGYGSGGIGSGYGSGYGSGYGSGGGLGGGGYGSGGGGGEGGGSGYGVGGSGSGYGSGYGSGSGYESGGGLGGGGGGGGGGGGGGGGGGSGYGSHGGSGYGSGYGSGYGSGGGHG; translated from the exons ATGGCGAGTTCAAGAGTTGTAGTTGTTGTTGCTGCACTCATTTTAGTACTACTCTTCGGAGAGCTTGCTGCTGCCGGTCGCGTGCTTCTCCAGGGTTATGGAgctggcggtggcggcggttcTGGCGGTGGCAGCGGTTCTGGGTTAGGCGCTGGTTATGGTTATGGTGAAGGGTCGGGATACGGTGAAGGCGAGGGAATTGGAGGGGGAGGTTACGGGAggggtggcggcggtggcggcggcggcggttctGGGTACGGGTCAGGCGGTATCGGTTCTGGTTATGGTTCTGGATATGGGTCGGGTTACGGTTCGGGTGGAGGGCTGGGAGGCGGCGGTTATGGGagtggcggaggaggcgggGAAGGAGGTGGGTCTGGGTACGGGGTCGGAGGGAGCGGATCGGGATACGGTTCGGGATACGGCAGTGGTTCCGGGTACGAAAGTGGTGGTGGCCtaggaggaggtggtggcggtggcggcggagggggcggaggcggtggcggtggcggatcGGGTTATGGGTCTCATGGAG GTTCGGGTTACGGATCCGGATATGGGTCTGGATATGGGTCTGGTGGGGGCCATGGGTAA
- the LOC109713809 gene encoding glycine-rich cell wall structural protein 2-like isoform X2: MASSRVVVVVAALILVLLFGELAAAGRVLLQGYGAGGGGGSGGGSGSGLGAGYGYGEGSGYGEGEGIGGGGYGRGGGGGGGGGSGYGSGGIGSGYGSGYGSGYGSGGGLGGGGYGSGGGGGEGGGSGYGVGGSGSGYGSGYGSGSGYESGGGLGGGGGGGGGGGGGGGGGGSGYGSHGGSGYGSGYGSGYGSGGGHE; the protein is encoded by the coding sequence ATGGCGAGTTCAAGAGTTGTAGTTGTTGTTGCTGCACTCATTTTAGTACTACTCTTCGGAGAGCTTGCTGCTGCCGGTCGCGTGCTTCTCCAGGGTTATGGAgctggcggtggcggcggttcTGGCGGTGGCAGCGGTTCTGGGTTAGGCGCTGGTTATGGTTATGGTGAAGGGTCGGGATACGGTGAAGGCGAGGGAATTGGAGGGGGAGGTTACGGGAggggtggcggcggtggcggcggcggcggttctGGGTACGGGTCAGGCGGTATCGGTTCTGGTTATGGTTCTGGATATGGGTCGGGTTACGGTTCGGGTGGAGGGCTGGGAGGCGGCGGTTATGGGagtggcggaggaggcgggGAAGGAGGTGGGTCTGGGTACGGGGTCGGAGGGAGCGGATCGGGATACGGTTCGGGATACGGCAGTGGTTCCGGGTACGAAAGTGGTGGTGGCCtaggaggaggtggtggcggtggcggcggagggggcggaggcggtggcggtggcggatcGGGTTATGGGTCTCATGGAGGTTCGGGTTACGGATCCGGATATGGGTCTGGATATGGTTCTGGTGGGGGCCATGAGTAA